One Candidatus Symbiobacter mobilis CR genomic window, ATTGCCAGCATGGCCAGCAACACGGCCAGCGCCCACGGCGGCGCACGCCAGAGCAGATGTGCGTCCGGGTTCACGGCGCTGCCCCAATGGTGAAGTGGTCATGCACGCGGGGCTGGATCGGTGCCTCCGCGCTCTCCCACACGGGTTGCCCACCCGCAGCAGCACGCCACTGGCGTGGGGTGCGGTCGATGGCGACGAAGTGCCCGGTCAGCACCCCGTTGCGGTCGATGCGACACCGCAGGAACCCTTTGTAGTCCTGCACCCCCAATACGGAAAAAGCGTTGTTCGTGAGGTACCCGCACCACGACATTGCAGCGAGCACACCGCCAAAGAGCAGCGCGCCCACCACGCTGCCCACGGCCAGCGCCCCCAATGCAGTCAGCCCTTGCACAGCCCAGCCGGGCGACTGTGGCAACCATGCTTCCACCAGCCCGGGGAGCACCGTGCCGACCGACCACGCCAGCACACAGTGCGCCAGCGCGTGCCCCGTACCCGCGCCCAGCACCAGCCCCCAGCGACGCCAAGCGCCCCAGGTCGTCGGCGTTTCGTAGTGGGCCTCCCAACCGATGGTCAGGCACAGCGCCCCGAATACTGCCAGCGCGCCGAGGGTGCCTACGAGGGAACCAGCCCCCATGGCTGCGACGAGGTACAGCCCCCCAAGCAGGGCAGCGAACCAGCGGTTGCCCTCCCCCCATGTCATTCCACCGCCGAACAGCGCCCATAGGCCGTGCAGCGCCAGTGTCCGGCTCTGCGCCGCAGAGGGATAGGCACTGGGTTCGACCCGCTCGAAGCGCTCGTCACCAGGATGCAAGGGGCCGTCTTCCACCCCCATGCGTACTACGGTGCCGGGGTTGGCGGGGATCGCATCGGCGTTGGCTTCGCGCCGCAGCACGATGGGCGCATTCGTCGTTCGCGTATGCGTGGGGTGCGTGAAGGCCCCGCCCGTTCCGCAGACGACGAGCATCCCACCGCGAGGGGACGTCCACCGCAGATAGTGGTGCAGGTCGCCCGTCAACCGCAGCGCGATGCGGTCGCCCAACAAGCCTTCGAGCAACTGGTAGCGCAGCGCAGCGCCGGGGCAGACAGCGGCATCGACGGGCGTCGTCCAAACCGGGTGTGGATAGACGAGGATGACCTTGTCCCCGGCGCCCATCGCAGGGTCGGTGCTACCCAGGGCGATAGCGCGGAATTGCTCGAACTGTTCCCGGTCGATGTCGTCGGTCAGCGCGAAGTCAAGGCCCAGCACCCACCATCTGTGGGGTAGCCGGGCGCAGAAGTAGCTCTGCCGTTGGGGAATGCGTGCGCCCAGCAAGCCCCGGGCGGTTTTGTGCCGAAGAAAGTACCGTGCGAAGGTCGAAGCGCTATCCATCCAATCATGGTTCTGCGGAATCGCGGCGATCGTCCTCGGCTGGGCGTGGGCATCCGGCGGCAGCGCAGCTTCGAACATCTCGACGAAGCGGTAGCGATACTCCAACACCCCGGCGCTGGGGTACGCCAAGTCGCCGCCAAAGAGCAGCAAGTCTGCGCGGGGGAGGAAGGGTTCGCCGTTGTCGCCGTTCTGGCTCTTTTCAGTCTTTTCGGTCTTTGTGCTATTGCGAACGCAGGCCCCCAGCGCTGTCTGCGCCACGGCATAGGTGGCGTTGCCCCCGTCCCCTGTGTCGGCAATGAAGTCGAACCAGAAATCTGCGGTGTGCTGCTCGTTTTGGTCGTTCTTGTTGTTTGTGTCGTTATTGCCGCTCTTGCCTTCGTGGTCGCGCTCTTGTTGAGGTTGCGGGATACCCAGGTCCATGATCGTCAAGGGCGTGGGCTGACTTTCGCGTTCATCGCGGTTGTAGAACTGGTTGCGTGAAGACAGCAGCCCTAACGCAGTACGCAGCAGCGTACCCG contains:
- a CDS encoding metallophosphoesterase family protein produces the protein MTAFRLGRRVPPHERPPVCWYHPGTLLRTALGLLSSRNQFYNRDERESQPTPLTIMDLGIPQPQQERDHEGKSGNNDTNNKNDQNEQHTADFWFDFIADTGDGGNATYAVAQTALGACVRNSTKTEKTEKSQNGDNGEPFLPRADLLLFGGDLAYPSAGVLEYRYRFVEMFEAALPPDAHAQPRTIAAIPQNHDWMDSASTFARYFLRHKTARGLLGARIPQRQSYFCARLPHRWWVLGLDFALTDDIDREQFEQFRAIALGSTDPAMGAGDKVILVYPHPVWTTPVDAAVCPGAALRYQLLEGLLGDRIALRLTGDLHHYLRWTSPRGGMLVVCGTGGAFTHPTHTRTTNAPIVLRREANADAIPANPGTVVRMGVEDGPLHPGDERFERVEPSAYPSAAQSRTLALHGLWALFGGGMTWGEGNRWFAALLGGLYLVAAMGAGSLVGTLGALAVFGALCLTIGWEAHYETPTTWGAWRRWGLVLGAGTGHALAHCVLAWSVGTVLPGLVEAWLPQSPGWAVQGLTALGALAVGSVVGALLFGGVLAAMSWCGYLTNNAFSVLGVQDYKGFLRCRIDRNGVLTGHFVAIDRTPRQWRAAAGGQPVWESAEAPIQPRVHDHFTIGAAP